A region of Muntiacus reevesi chromosome 11, mMunRee1.1, whole genome shotgun sequence DNA encodes the following proteins:
- the LOC136144052 gene encoding DNA-directed RNA polymerases I and III subunit RPAC2 has protein sequence MEEDQELERKMSGVKTSMAEGERKTALEMVQAAGTDRHCVTFVLHEEDHTLGNSLRYMIMKNPEVEFCGYTTTHPSESKINLRIQTRGALPAVEPFQRGLTELMNVCQHVLDKFEASIKEYKDQKASRNEATF, from the coding sequence AAAAATGTCTGGAGTGAAGACCTCAATGGCTGAAGGCGAGAGGAAGACAGCCCTGGAGATGGTCCAGGCAGCTGGGACAGATAGACACTGTGTGACATTTGTGTTGCACGAGGAGGACCATACCCTAGGAAATTCTCTCCGGTACATGATCATGAAGAACCCGGAAGTGGAATTCTGTGGTTACACTACAACCCATCCTTCAGAGAGCAAAATTAATTTGCGCATACAGACCCGAGGTGCCCTCCCCGCTGTTGAGCCCTTTCAGAGAGGCCTGACTGAGCTAATGAATGTCTGCCAGCATGTGCTTGACAAGTTCGAGGCCAGCATAAAGGAATATAAAGATCAAAAGGCCAGCAGGAATGAAGCCACATTCTAG